The following are from one region of the Mus musculus strain NOD/ShiLtJ chromosome 17 genomic scaffold, GRCm38.p6 alternate locus group NOD/ShiLtJ MMCHR17_CHO_IDD1 genome:
- the H2-M10.1 gene encoding histocompatibility 2, M region locus 10.1 isoform 2 precursor (isoform 2 precursor is encoded by transcript variant 2; The RefSeq protein has 4 substitutions compared to this genomic sequence): protein MRNTGPCTLLLLLMVALDLNHYCAGMQPRAAWIELEPPEYWEKETSRVLELSQVERQVLRLMVKKNGHKMDGYHTLQEVYGCNVANDGSFLGGHYRLTYYGYDYLTLNEDLSSWTAEGKGAQHAKSRWEDAGEAKRRKTYLQGECVQRLLRYLDLGKETLLCSDAPQTHVTHHVRPEGNVTLRCWALGFYPADITMTWKRDGNNLTQDMELPDTRPAGDGTFQKWAAVVVPSGEELRYTCHVHHEGLPEPLTLKWEPPHTIPIIAILIGLVLGTLVVGTVVIFLVWRK, encoded by the exons ATGAGGAACACTGGACCCTGCACACTCCTGCTCCTCCTGATGGTGGCCTTGGACCTGAACCACTATTGTGCAG GGATGCAACCTCGAGCTGCATGGATAGAGCTGGAGCCACCTGAATATTGGGAAAAGGAGACATCAAGAGTTCTGGAATTGTCACAGGTAGAGAGACAAGTTCTTCGGTTAatggtgaaaaaaaatggacacaaaaTGGATG gttaTCACACCCTGCAGGAAGTATATGGTTGCAATGTGGCTAATGATGGGAGCTTCCTCGGCGGTCACTACCGACTCACCTACTATGGCTATGATTACTTAACCCTaaatgaggacctgagctcttgGACTGCAGAGGGCAAGGGAGCTCAACACGCGAAGAGCAGGTGGGAGGATGCAGGTGAAGCAAAACGGAGGAAGACTTACCTGCAAGGGGAGTGTGTACAAAGGCTTCTTAGATACCTGGACCTTGGAAAGGAGACCTTGCTGCGCTCTG ATGCCCCCCAAACACATGTGACCCACCATGTAAGACCTGAAGGGAATGTCACCCTGAGGTGCTGGGCCTTGGGCTTCTACCCAGCTGACATCACCCTGACCTGGAAGAGAGATGGGAAAAACTACACCCAGGACATGGAGCTGCCAGACACCAGGCCTGCAGGGGATGGAACCTTCCAGAAGTGGGCAGCTGTGGTGGTTCCCTCTGGAGAAGAGCTAAGATACACATGTCATGTGCACCATGAAGGGTTACCTGAGCCTCTCACTCTAAAATGGG AGCCTCCACACACCATCCCCATCATAGCAATTCTCATCGGCCTGGTTCTTGGAACCTTGGTGGTGGGAACTGTGGTGATTTTTCTGGTGTGGAGGAAATAA
- the H2-M10.1 gene encoding histocompatibility 2, M region locus 10.1 isoform 1 precursor (isoform 1 precursor is encoded by transcript variant 1; The RefSeq protein has 4 substitutions compared to this genomic sequence), whose amino-acid sequence MRNTGPCTLLLLLMVALDLNHYCAGSHWLQTFNIVILEPGMLEPRFIQVSYVDSIQYQGFDSKDPSAGMQPRAAWIELEPPEYWEKETSRVLELSQVERQVLRLMVKKNGHKMDGYHTLQEVYGCNVANDGSFLGGHYRLTYYGYDYLTLNEDLSSWTAEGKGAQHAKSRWEDAGEAKRRKTYLQGECVQRLLRYLDLGKETLLCSDAPQTHVTHHVRPEGNVTLRCWALGFYPADITMTWKRDGNNLTQDMELPDTRPAGDGTFQKWAAVVVPSGEELRYTCHVHHEGLPEPLTLKWEPPHTIPIIAILIGLVLGTLVVGTVVIFLVWRK is encoded by the exons ATGAGGAACACTGGACCCTGCACACTCCTGCTCCTCCTGATGGTGGCCTTGGACCTGAACCACTATTGTGCAG GATCACACTGGCTGCAGACTTTCAACATTGTAATTTTGGAGCCTGGCATGTTGGAGCCCCGGTTCATCCAGGTCAGCTATGTAGACTCCATACAGTATCAGGGATTTGACAGCAAAGACCCATCTGCAGGGATGCAACCTCGAGCTGCATGGATAGAGCTGGAGCCACCTGAATATTGGGAAAAGGAGACATCAAGAGTTCTGGAATTGTCACAGGTAGAGAGACAAGTTCTTCGGTTAatggtgaaaaaaaatggacacaaaaTGGATG gttaTCACACCCTGCAGGAAGTATATGGTTGCAATGTGGCTAATGATGGGAGCTTCCTCGGCGGTCACTACCGACTCACCTACTATGGCTATGATTACTTAACCCTaaatgaggacctgagctcttgGACTGCAGAGGGCAAGGGAGCTCAACACGCGAAGAGCAGGTGGGAGGATGCAGGTGAAGCAAAACGGAGGAAGACTTACCTGCAAGGGGAGTGTGTACAAAGGCTTCTTAGATACCTGGACCTTGGAAAGGAGACCTTGCTGCGCTCTG ATGCCCCCCAAACACATGTGACCCACCATGTAAGACCTGAAGGGAATGTCACCCTGAGGTGCTGGGCCTTGGGCTTCTACCCAGCTGACATCACCCTGACCTGGAAGAGAGATGGGAAAAACTACACCCAGGACATGGAGCTGCCAGACACCAGGCCTGCAGGGGATGGAACCTTCCAGAAGTGGGCAGCTGTGGTGGTTCCCTCTGGAGAAGAGCTAAGATACACATGTCATGTGCACCATGAAGGGTTACCTGAGCCTCTCACTCTAAAATGGG AGCCTCCACACACCATCCCCATCATAGCAATTCTCATCGGCCTGGTTCTTGGAACCTTGGTGGTGGGAACTGTGGTGATTTTTCTGGTGTGGAGGAAATAA